The Panthera tigris isolate Pti1 chromosome F3, P.tigris_Pti1_mat1.1, whole genome shotgun sequence genome includes a window with the following:
- the LOC102955352 gene encoding tubulin beta chain-like produces MSMKKVDEQTLVDMLNFQNKNSSYFVKWIPNNTKTVLCDILPEGLNMSTTFTCNSKTNEELFKHILEQLLAMFRCKVILHQYTRKGMDEIEFTEAKSNTNDLVSKYQ; encoded by the exons ATGTCCATGAAGAAGGTAGATGAGCAGACACTT gtTGACATGCTTAACTTCCAAAACAAGAACAGCAGCTATTTTGTCAAGTGGATCCCCAACAACACGAAAACAGTTCTCTGTGACATCCTACCCGAGGGGCTAAATATGTCCACCACCTTCACCTGCAACAGCAAGACCAATGAGGAACTGTTCAAGCACATCTTGGAACAGCTCCTGGCCATGTTCAGGTGCAAGGTCATTTTACACCAGTACACGAGGAAGGGCATGGATGAGATCGAGTTCACCGAGGCCAAAAGCAACACGAATGACCTTGTGTCCAAGTACCAGTAG